The following are encoded together in the Daucus carota subsp. sativus chromosome 5, DH1 v3.0, whole genome shotgun sequence genome:
- the LOC108220105 gene encoding beta-bisabolene synthase: MALHGLFSPFLVTAPSRMAIPSSNAPKLCASKPVQCITTPVTTTDHDQGSASRRNANYVPSFWDYNVVKSLSSNYDEKKYEMQVEELKEDVKRLIHAETDVPLAKLELLDSVHRLGLNYQFQKDIKQAIDRICEADSQLGNDLHSTALLFRILREHGYTVSQDVFQKFTDETGKFKANLGEDVKGLCSLYEASFYGFQGEDIMDQAKAFASEHLKNLLQGNLSPIMARKVHHALDMPLHWKLPRVEAVWYIHTYEQEQNKIPNLLKLAKLDYNIVQSVHQKEVSKLASWWVDIGLGNLPFARDRLVEHYFWANGIVSGPEYSAFRDMATKVICLITTVDDVYDVYGSLEELKLFTDYVDRWDITEIDKLPMHIKTVLLAMFNTVNEIGYWTMRERDFNIIPYLRKQWANLCKAYLREATWYHSGYKPTVEEYMENASVSIGGLLMLFCAYFLTADKITVEALDFIDKVPSIMWCPSVLIRLTNDLGTSSHELARGDILKAVQCYMNDTGSSEEVSRKHVDDLVHETWKILNKDLLGSYPFSEPFLSANPNIARTSQTFYQYGDGHGIPQHWTKDHLKSLLVEPFTLNE; the protein is encoded by the exons ATGGCTCTCCACGGTCTTTTTTCCCCGTTTCTTGTCACTGCACCTTCTCGCATGGCTATTCCTTCCAGTAATGCTCCTAAACTTTGTGCTAGCAAACCAGTTCAATGCATAACAACTCCTGTCACAACGACTGACCATGATCAAGGTTCAGCCTCTCGAAGAAATGCTAACTATGTGCCAAGTTTCTGGGACTACAACGTCGTCAAGTCACTGTCCAGTAATTATGAT GAAAAGAAATATGAAATGCAGGTAGAAGAGTTGAAGGAGGATGTTAAACGCCTGATTCATGCAGAAACCGACGTACCATTGGCCAAGCTTGAGTTGCTCGACTCTGTTCATAGGCTAGGGTTGAACTATCAATTCCAGAAAGATATAAAGCAAGCAATTGATCGTATCTGTGAGGCTGATTCACAGTTGGGTAATGACCTTCATTCCACAGCTCTACTCTTTAGGATTCTTCGCGAACATGGATATACCGTGTCACAAG ATGTGTTCCAAAAGTTTACAGATGAGACAGGTAAGTTCAAGGCAAATCTGGGTGAGGATGTCAAGGGGTTGTGCAGCTTGTATGAGGCATCTTTCTATGGATTCCAAGGGGAGGACATCATGGATCAGGCCAAGGCCTTTGCATCAGAACACCTCAAGAATTTATTGCAAGGGAATTTATCACCTATCATGGCAAGAAAAGTGCATCATGCCTTAGATATGCCTTTGCACTGGAAATTACCAAGGGTGGAGGCTGTATGGTACATCCATACTTATGAGCAAGAACAAAACAAGATTCCGAATTTGCTAAAATTAGCCAAGCTGGACTACAATATCGTCCAATCAGTTCATCAGAAAGAAGTCAGCAAACTGGCTAG TTGGTGGGTGGACATTGGTTTGGGTAATCTACCCTTCGCGAGGGACAGATTAGTAGAACATTATTTCTGGGCCAATGGAATTGTTTCAGGTCCAGAGTATAGTGCTTTCCGAGACATGGCAACCAAGGTAATTTGCCTGATAACCACCGTCGACGACGTCTATGATGTATATGGCTCGTTGGAAGAACTAAAGCTCTTTACAGATTATGTTGACAG ATGGGATATTACTGAAATCGACAAGCTCCCGATGCACATCAAGACTGTTCTTCTTGCCATGTTTAATACCGTAAACGAAATAGGATACTGGACGATGAGAGAGCGAGATTTTAACATTATACCATATTTAAGAAAACAA TGGGCAAATCTTTGCAAAGCTTATCTTCGAGAAGCCACCTGGTATCACTCAGGATACAAGCCCACCGTGGAGGAATATATGGAAAATGCCTCAGTTTCGATTGGGGGTCTGCTCATGTTGTTTTGTGCTTACTTCCTAACCGCCGACAAGATAACTGTGGAGGCATTGGATTTCATAGACAAGGTTCCAAGCATCATGTGGTGCCCTTCTGTACTTATTCGGCTTACGAATGATTTGGGAACATCATCT CACGAGTTGGCACGAGGTGATATATTAAAGGCGGTCCAGTGCTACATGAATGATACTGGTTCAAGTGAAGAAGTGTCCAGAAAGCATGTTGATGATCTGGTGCATGAGACCTGGAAGATTCTGAATAAAGATTTGCTTGGAAGCTATCCTTTTAGCGAACCGTTTCTCAGTGCGAATCCAAATATTGCACGAACGTCTCAGACTTTTTATCAGTACGGAGATGGACATGGAATACCTCAGCATTGGACGAAGGACCACTTAAAATCATTATTGGTTGAACCCTTCACTCTTAATGAGTGA
- the LOC108220302 gene encoding 5-OH-xanthotoxin synthase-like — MDMLSTAVTFLLLVIPLAILHRFLKHKKNGSGLPSPPGPPGLPFIGNILQEFNHDTMYQLSKKYGPLMTLHLGSVPTLVVSSARMAKEIYKTNDLVFSDRPTMLGQQTLSYNGLDVAFTRYSNYWREMRKFSTLHLFTAKRALSFRPIRNDEILSMLRAISDIAASPSKLVDVSEMTLNLTIAIISRVAFGKRCDENVIGKEKFQRIFTESQVVLSNFYFADYFPLLGWIDRLNGIKARTDQTFKDLDVFYQGLIDEHLKPDRPESDIEDFIDILLHKLNHNDSTIALTMDNVKAVLMNLFVGGTDSTSGTIVGGMTALIHHPEAMKKSQEEVRRVIGNKGRVEEDDLQYLPYTRAVIKEAMRMYPPFPLLVPRTSTESCIIGPDADHQYEIKAKTLVYVNAWAVGRDPEAYENPLEFKPERFLERPDIDYKGQHFELIPFGAGRRGCPGIALGAAVAETTIANLLYAFDWALPDGVKDVDLELLPGLTMHRKNKLFLRPKEYAGYRQGIASMGK, encoded by the exons ATGGACATGCTGAGTACGGCAGTTACATTTCTTCTTCTAGTCATTCCTTTAGCCATATTGCATCGCTTTCTTAAACACAAAAAGAATGGATCAGGGCTTCCTTCTCCCCCTGGTCCTCCTGGACTTCCATTCATTGGAAACATACTCCAGGAGTTTAACCATGATACCATGTATCAACTTTCGAAAAAGTATGGTCCTCTCATGACCTTGCACCTGGGCTCGGTACCAACCCTCGTGGTCTCTTCGGCAAGAATGGCCAAAGAGATTTACAAAACCAACGACCTGGTCTTCAGTGACAGGCCTACCATGCTCGGGCAACAAACGCTATCGTATAATGGCCTGGACGTGGCCTTTACACGATATAGCAACTATTGGAGGGAGATGAGAAAGTTCTCTACTCTTCATCTGTTTACCGCGAAGAGAGCTCTCTCTTTTCGTCCAATCAGGAATGATGAAATTTTAAGTATGCTTCGCGCAATATCTGATATTGCTGCTTCGCCTTCTAAACTTGTTGATGTGAGTGAAATGACGTTGAATTTGACGATTGCGATCATATCTAGGGTTGCTTTTGGGAAGAGATGCGACGAAAATGTGATAGGAAAGGAGAAATTCCAGAGGATTTTTACTGAGTCACAGGTAGTTCTTTCGAATTTCTATTTTGCAGATTACTTTCCTCTGCTGGGATGGATTGATCGACTCAATGGAATTAAAGCGAGGACCGATCAGACCTTCAAAGACTTGGATGTTTTTTACCAAGGGCTCATTGATGAACACCTGAAACCAGATAGACCTGAGTCTGATATCGAGGACTTCATTGATATCTTGTTACATAAGCTTAATCACAATGATTCGACTATAGCTCTGACCATGGACAATGTCAAAGCAGTTCTCATG AATTTATTCGTGGGAGGAACTGATTCCACGTCGGGTACCATTGTCGGGGGTATGACAGCGCTAATACACCATCCAGAAGCCATGAAGAAATCCCAAGAAGAAGTTAGAAGAGTGATTGGGAACAAGGGAAGAGTAGAAGAAGATGACCTTCAATACCTTCCCTACACAAGGGCAGTCATAAAGGAGGCTATGAGAATGTACCCGCCGTTTCCGCTTCTAGTGCCCCGAACAAGCACAGAAAGCTGCATCATAGGACCCGATGCTGATCACCAGTATGAAATCAAAGCCAAAACCCTAGTCTACGTAAATGCTTGGGCCGTGGGACGAGATCCAGAAGCCTACGAAAACCCACTGGAGTTTAAGCCCGAGAGATTTTTAGAAAGGCCGGATATTGACTACAAAGGACAGCATTTTGAGTTGATCCCATTCGGTGCAGGCCGAAGAGGTTGCCCTGGAATCGCATTAGGAGCTGCAGTTGCTGAGACAACAATTGCTAATCTCCTTTACGCTTTTGATTGGGCTCTTCCAGACGGGGTAAAGGACGTGGACTTGGAGTTGCTGCCTGGTCTAACCATGCACAGGAAAAATAAACTCTTTCTTCGCCCGAAAGAATATGCTGGTTATCGTCAGGGCATTGCTAGCATGGGCAAGTGA